In Polyangia bacterium, the following proteins share a genomic window:
- a CDS encoding AbrB/MazE/SpoVT family DNA-binding domain-containing protein, whose protein sequence is MQYYMCMAIAQSRLTAQGQISVPAEIRRRLGLAPGSVIEWDEQAGNVVVRRAAATSLEDIRKFLFPGGPPSPAVTVEKMDDGIRQYMTRKHARR, encoded by the coding sequence ATGCAATACTATATGTGTATGGCTATCGCTCAATCACGGTTAACGGCACAAGGTCAGATCTCGGTCCCGGCGGAGATCCGCCGGCGCTTGGGCCTTGCCCCAGGATCGGTCATCGAATGGGACGAGCAGGCGGGCAACGTCGTTGTGCGCCGGGCGGCGGCCACAAGCCTTGAGGACATACGCAAGTTTCTGTTTCCAGGTGGCCCCCCGTCCCCCGCGGTCACCGTCGAAAAGATGGACGATGGGATCCGCCAGTACATGACGAGAAAACATGCGCGCCGC
- a CDS encoding PEGA domain-containing protein, whose product MLFAITAAVGTTARAADSVEAEALIREGISLRRSGNDARALPLFQKANEIARTPRTAAQLGLVEFALGYAIDAEHHLEQGLAAPTDPWIGKNRKVLDEALAGVKMMIGELTITGSPEGAEVTVNTRPVGRLPLPAAVRLGQGQAIVELKATGFLPRTTTVEILGGKPVIVDMPLAPDPAKVARAAAPSTVALNPIVGDQLADNAGAGRSVSTRTVVGWAMIAAGAAALVAGGVWLLRSGEPCNTMPGFECASTAPNRTGGWILFGAGAATALGGGIVLLTRPRTEVAAAIGLDSILLRSSF is encoded by the coding sequence TTGCTGTTTGCCATCACAGCAGCGGTGGGAACCACTGCGCGTGCCGCCGACTCGGTGGAGGCTGAGGCCTTGATTCGAGAAGGCATCTCTCTGCGGCGCTCGGGCAACGACGCGCGCGCCCTGCCGCTTTTCCAAAAAGCGAACGAAATAGCCCGCACGCCCCGGACGGCCGCGCAGTTAGGCCTGGTTGAGTTTGCGCTGGGATACGCGATCGATGCCGAGCACCACCTCGAACAGGGGCTCGCCGCGCCAACCGACCCTTGGATTGGCAAAAACCGAAAGGTTTTGGATGAAGCGCTCGCCGGCGTAAAGATGATGATCGGCGAACTAACGATCACAGGCAGCCCCGAAGGCGCTGAGGTCACCGTCAACACCCGCCCGGTAGGCCGGCTGCCGCTGCCGGCGGCTGTGCGTTTGGGACAGGGTCAGGCAATCGTCGAGCTGAAAGCGACCGGCTTTCTCCCCAGGACCACGACCGTGGAAATATTGGGTGGCAAGCCAGTCATCGTCGATATGCCGTTGGCGCCGGATCCCGCGAAAGTGGCGAGGGCCGCCGCGCCGTCAACTGTGGCACTCAACCCGATCGTCGGCGACCAGCTTGCGGACAATGCGGGTGCCGGACGCAGCGTCTCGACGCGAACCGTGGTCGGCTGGGCGATGATTGCGGCGGGCGCTGCGGCACTGGTCGCAGGTGGTGTGTGGCTGCTACGATCTGGTGAGCCGTGCAACACGATGCCGGGCTTCGAATGCGCCAGCACGGCACCCAACCGAACAGGCGGCTGGATCCTATTCGGCGCGGGCGCGGCGACAGCGCTCGGGGGCGGAATCGTTCTTCTCACCCGGCCTCGTACTGAGGTCGCAGCGGCGATCGGTCTGGACAGCATCTTACTCAGGAGCTCATTTTGA